The genomic window TCTATCTCTAGTATTCAATctttctaaaattataaaccaCATCAGCAACTCAACCGTGGAGGATTTTTTCTTGTGAACATTAAATTTATAGAGCGTGCATTGTGTAGTTTGAAGTTACAGTGTTAGACTGTtagtgttatgcgagatatgatggaaattggGAGAGAACAGTGTCGTTTCCGAACAAAGGAGATCAGGGACCATTTTATcccttgttagagttgtcagggactattttgtcttCCGTTAGAATTAACGGAGTAAAAGACCTAAGTGACTGACGAAATTAATTGTTAGAGAccaattaagtaattaattttagttatggACTAAAATGTCCAGTCtaaaattctttgaggaccaaaatggatatatactcttaaaaatttatttatcctaTATATGGATACCTATATATTTCTTTCATATTTTATGAATGAAATTATctgactttgaaaaaaaaaaagttgctgTTCAAATCCTACTTGTTGCATGTTgcaaccataaaccttaaatagagataattttttttccttctttaagGCAGTTTCTGGATCCCAGCATTGTTATTGTTACCGAACATCATCAAAACCGTTTGATATGTTATAAATGCAATGCAATTCATGGTCCTAAGTTCTACCATAGGAAAATTCTACATAAGTAACTTAGATTAAAGTAACTAAATACCTTCTTTTGAAAAACTTAAAATTATACACCATTTCTACTTTCATGCTAACATGAAAACTACAACCTACCTCAGAGGGCTAAGAGAAAATTCTACAGTTTATGAGACTAGTTTAAAGGATTAAAGACCCAAAAAAAAGCACCATAGCCATACAAAGGCAAGAGTCCTAAGTTCTACTTGTTCTTTGCATAGCTTCCTAAACTGTACATTCATATGTTAGCTATTGATTCTCTCACTTTTCTAGCAAACATTCCTTCTATCATCACCACAAGGAGGGAGTCTAGCTCCACCAGAATTTTCCATGTCAACATTTCTTGTGTGTTGATGATGCTGCTGGATCCACAAAAGACTCTTTAAACATTGGTTCCTGTTTATAGGCCATGTCACCGGGATTTGTGTTTGATGAGCTAAGCTGCTGTTGAATGCAGTTCTTGGGATTCTGCTCTGAATCTAATGGGATGGAGCCAGTGAGAGTTTTGATTGCAAATTCAATGCATGGATCCATCCATGAAACATCAAGTTCCTTTTCAGAAGATGATGATCCTGTTTGGTTTTCATTAGTCTTGATTGCTGTTTCGGCTGCACCGGCATGTTGTTGCGGTATAATAGCATAGTTTTCTGGATGTGAGAACACATTGCACCCTCCCTTGTCATCACCACCCATATTTGCAGTAAGAGCTTCAGAATGCTCACTTGATTCGCCGGATACTTGCATTTCGAATGTTTCGCCGGTGAGAGTTTGTATTGCAAATGCAATGCATGGGTCCTGTAGCAGTTCTTTAAGAGGAAACTCATGGGAGTAATCAAGCACAGGATCTTTCATAGTAGCATTGTTCTCTTGAGGCCAAAATGAGAAGCATTCTTGATCCTTGTTGCTTCCATCCTCTTCTGTAGTCTTGTTGGGAAGCCTTTCTGGAGTAGAGAACTTAGTTGACTGTAGCATGTTTGCTGCACTCTCAGACTTGCACTTTGTTTCTGATCCACCATCAGTCACATTCATCCTTTTCGCTGCGGCATTAGGCAAGCTGTTAGAGGATTTATCCTCATTTCTGATGGTTTCTCCCTGGCCTGATTGTTTAACTGCAGCTCGGCGTGCTCGGCTTCTTGTTACAAGTTCTGGAACTGGATCAAGCTGAATTCCAGCAAGGCGCTTTGAGGAACGGCGAGGAAGATTGATCTCCTTTTTACGCCTTTGTCGCTTTTGAGATTTTTCATTTTCCATTTGTTCATTTTGGGGAAGTTGCTTTGCTTGAGAATCTTCTTCACTAGCCTTCCCTTCTATCTGATCCGAGCCTAAGGTGGTCGATTTTGTTCCCATCACGCCTAGATCATGTAATAAACATACATTGATACATGCATGCAAGATCTTATAAAGTAACATTGATAAAGAAAAGCTTGCATATGTTTAGAATAAAACTAAATTGTTGAAAGGAAAAATTATAACAATTTGTGTACATAAGAGAGAAATTGGGAACTTTACACTGAGCtgaagtattttcagagattggTGTAGATGCATATTCTGCTGAACACACAGGCTTTTGATCCTGTTGATCATTGGATATCCTGTCTGAATCTGAGTTCAAACCCATGCTAACAGATACAGTTGGTTTTGTGGTCGATACTGGCTGAAAAATGAACAATAATTAAGAAGTTAATAAAGTAGAAATCTTTTCATAGAAATAGTTTTAAGACAACAGATTTAACAGAAATAATTTTAAGACAAAATATTCTAATGAATATTAATTATGGTACCAATATAGTTAGATATGACAATGAGTTATGCTTGTTCCTAATTGTAATATTCTTAATGATGGATTACCTAACCAACTCCATAGAACTCCCCCTTCATTAACACAAGCAAAATAAGAAAACAGTAACACAACAAAAGAAGAGTAACCTAACCaacataatttttttctatttcacATTTAGCATCAACTCATACACAAAAAGCATGGCATGCAGAAGTAAAAGTTCATCGAATTACAATAAGCCCAAAGGTGGCAATCCTTACAGAGAACTTGTCAGCTTTTAACTCTGTATCACTGTTGTCTTTCGGCTTGAACGCGTTCCTTCCTATTTCCCCAGATTCAAGATAACGATCAACGTCTCTTAGCGAGCGGAACACATAGCCGCTTGCAGGATCTATGTAGTACTGCAAAGAAAAGCATATAATCTGAAGAAGTGAGTCATTCAGGAGAGGCCAGAGGTGTTATATATAGATGTATAAAGCACTTGAGTGTTCAAATGAAAGAGTAAGCATGAGAGATCTCTCCTGAAATACTGTCGAAAAGGTTAACCAGCCGTCATAATTTCAGGACAGTCAACGGCCATTTATCATATGTGTCCAGAGACATTTATAACTCAAATTTGAGTCATAGTCAGTTACAGATATGAGTAAATGCATTTAATCAGTGGAGTGTTTTCATGGAATGTGTGAACAGACTCTGATTGTCAATGCAATTTCTGCCTTAATATGAGGGGATGTGAATGATGAAAGAGAAGATTGAAGTATAAATTAATAGTATCTGTATACTACTATACTATTGCTTAACATATTCATATCAAAATATGAATAATTATGGCCAGAAAGAGGCATTTTTTCATTTTATAGAAGTCAAACAGTTATTTTCAATTATTACTATGGAATTGAAGAGTAAGTGGCAATGTACTATGGAATTAGTGTATTACTATTGGATAAATGCACACTACTAAGAAATCTAAAATCAAGTGATTAAAAAAAGTAAAGTTACAAAACTACCATATAAAATATCAGCATCTGATATAGGAAATgaaaaaccaaatttaatttccTCTAACATGATAGTTAATTTAAGGGTACAATTGACAATGCAATAATAGATTCTAGGTAGAAAAAAGAGACAAATATTGTGTGGGACAAACAAAATTTGGGACCAAGAGAGTGTTATTTACGGAATCTCTC from Arachis ipaensis cultivar K30076 chromosome B09, Araip1.1, whole genome shotgun sequence includes these protein-coding regions:
- the LOC107619103 gene encoding uncharacterized protein LOC107619103 — translated: MKKTRITTKGDTVRRDSYYIDPASGYVFRSLRDVDRYLESGEIGRNAFKPKDNSDTELKADKFSPVSTTKPTVSVSMGLNSDSDRISNDQQDQKPVCSAEYASTPISENTSAQCVMGTKSTTLGSDQIEGKASEEDSQAKQLPQNEQMENEKSQKRQRRKKEINLPRRSSKRLAGIQLDPVPELVTRSRARRAAVKQSGQGETIRNEDKSSNSLPNAAAKRMNVTDGGSETKCKSESAANMLQSTKFSTPERLPNKTTEEDGSNKDQECFSFWPQENNATMKDPVLDYSHEFPLKELLQDPCIAFAIQTLTGETFEMQVSGESSEHSEALTANMGGDDKGGCNVFSHPENYAIIPQQHAGAAETAIKTNENQTGSSSSEKELDVSWMDPCIEFAIKTLTGSIPLDSEQNPKNCIQQQLSSSNTNPGDMAYKQEPMFKESFVDPAASSTHKKC